The region ACTTGATGGGCGGGTTCAGTGACGGCGGAGCCGGAACCGACCAGGTATTCCGCTATGACAATAACCTCGGCGTCTGGACTCCAAGGGCACGCATGCCGTTCCCAACGAGCAATCACTGTGCGGTGTATTTCCAGCCCGAGAATCGTGTCTACGTGTTCGGCGGCGAGCTGGAGATTCCTTACGACTACGTCCAAATCTACGATGTCGGTCGCGACTCTTGGTCTTACCGCTTCATGCCGCATGCCGACTACGGTATGTCGGCCGCAGTCCTCGACGACTCCATCTATGTCGCATTCGGTGCTGAACACCCTGGTCTGTTCTTCCGCTATCACCCTAACACCGACGACTGGGCTCCCCGTGCCCGGTCCCCGGATTCGGCACACAACGGCGCAATGTGTAGTCTTGACGGCAAGATCTACTACGCCGGAGGCTGGGACAGCCTGAAAGTCTTCCGCCGTTATGACCCGGGCAACAATGTCTGGACCCGCCTTCCTGATCTGCCTCAGGGTCGACATGGACTCGGCCTGATTGCGCTTGCCGGACACATCTATATGGTTGGCGGCGGCCAGCGCTGGAACACCGGGGCGGACTGCCGAGACGTTTATGTATTTGACCCGGATTCGAACTGTTGGCACTACGACTCCCGCACTCACGACCTTCACATTGCGGGCGCCTACGGCACTTACACTTACTCGCCCAACGCATACCTGTTCGCAGTCTGCGGTTATAGCACGAACGCCTGCGAAGTCGGACACCGGCTCGTAGCCGGCATCGGGTCAGGTTCATCCGACCACCTCCGACCACGTGCGTTGAACACCTATCCAAATCCCTTCCGCATGCAAACCACAATCAGCCTGCAACCGGGGATTAGTACGTCTCGTGAACTGCGTATCTACTCCGCTGCCGGCCGCATGGTCAACTCCTTCCTCTTTCCCGGCTTACCGGGTTCCTCATTCCCCCCTCTTGTGTGGTCTGGCTGTGACTCTACCGGCTTTTCCCTCCCTGCTGGCACATACATTCTTACCTATGGCCGCGAACGGCTGACTGTCTGTAGGCTGGATTGACTCTTCATGTTGGCTGTCTATAATGCTACACGGTCCGTCTCTAGGCTGCGATCGGATAGGACCGACAAGTTCCTCCCCTGCCGGGGTGGTGGAAATGGCAGACACGCTTGGTTGAGGGCCAAGTGCCTAGCGGCATGCAGGTTCAAATCCTGTCCCCGGCACTCTGTACTGTCCCCCAAAGCAGCGTTTTCTGGGCTGCGTCAAAGCCGGGGCCTAGGTCAGAACTCAGACCACGGCTAGATATCATACCCCCTGCCGCTCACCAAACAGGAGGAACACGCATCAATCTCTCCGCACGGGCGCAAAACCAGCCGAGAACCGTGGCAGGACAGAGCAACACCGACGCTAGAACTAAGAAAAGAGCCAATGAGATTCATTGACCATATGCCACTGTCCGACCCGAACGATGGGTTAAACTGACCGCCACCGGCAACTTGAAGCGGGCCTGGGTGGCTGAGATGCTCCAGAAGATGGAATGGCCGCGTGAATATATGAAAGAGGTTCAGGGGAGTACCGTTCAAGGTGATTGATGAACACAACGTCCAACCGCTCCACATCATCGGTCTGGTATGCGAATACGGTAAACTTGTCCGCCGCTACCGCAACCGGCTGCTCGTGTGCCGTTGAGCTCTGACGCGGTACAACGAAGCACGGGCTGGGATTCTCTACGGCACCTGTTCCTCTCATTCTTCGGCCGTTTCAACCTCGATTACCTCTGGTATGAGTCTGAAGCACCGCTTCTACAGGACTGTCTCGCAGTTACGCTCTGACGGCTTCAGTCTGTTGTCCAGAACTGGACACCGGCAACCGTGCTGCCCGAGGGAATATTCCTCACCGAGGTCCGCGAACAATTGAAGTCTCCCCGGCATACGCACCGCCCGATCAGGAGGCGTACTTGCTGCTGCGCCGCTTACTTGAACCGTTCGAATGGTTCGGGCTATTGAAAAACGACGGCTCGGATTAGGACTGGTTCGGCCCTGGAGTAAGCACCAAGTTTCGCAAGACACCGCTGTTCGACCGATTCCTCTCCTTCTCCTGGACTCCGTAACTCTTCCGCCCCTCATTCCTGTCAAGACTTCCAGGGCTGGCCCGTGCGGTTGCGGTTCATCACCGCTCCAATGCTTCGTTCTCCCTGTGCCCTGTTCTGCTTGGCATGAAGTCGGCCTGGTTCTGTTGACAGCAGCGCTGGTGTCAGTAGGATTTCGACGTGATTCGAGTTGTTGTCAACGGCAAGGAACGCCAGGTAGAGCCAGGCCTGACCGCAGAGACACTACTCGCCGACCCGACAGCAGTTGCGGCAAAGGTCAACGGCAGGCTTGTTGACCTTTCCGCACAAATCCGTGAAGATGCAGTGGTCGAGCCGGTCCGGTTCGATTCAGAAGAGGGCCGGGAAGTTTACTGGCACTCGGCTTCGCACTTGATGGCCCAGGCAGTGAAGCAGCTTTACCCGACGGCCAAGGTGACAATCGGACCGGCAGTTGCTGAAGGATTCTACTACGACTTCGATGTGGAAAGGCCGTTCACCGAAGAAGACCTGCCCGGGATTGAGGCCAGGATGCGCGAGCTTGCGCAAAGAAAGATACCAGTCGTGCATCGCTGGCTTGGCCGGGAAGAAGCAAAGAAACTGTTCTCAGATCGGGGTGAAACCTACAAACTGGAAATAATCGCGAGTATCCCGGGTGAGAAAATATCAGTTTACGAGCAGGGCGAGTTCGTCGATGTTTGCCGAGGTCCACACGTGCCTGATACCGGCCGTATCAAGGCAGTGAAGCTCCTCTCTGTTGCCGGGGCCTACTGGCATGGTGACGAGAAGAACCGGATGCTCT is a window of candidate division WOR-3 bacterium DNA encoding:
- a CDS encoding threonine--tRNA ligase: MIRVVVNGKERQVEPGLTAETLLADPTAVAAKVNGRLVDLSAQIREDAVVEPVRFDSEEGREVYWHSASHLMAQAVKQLYPTAKVTIGPAVAEGFYYDFDVERPFTEEDLPGIEARMRELAQRKIPVVHRWLGREEAKKLFSDRGETYKLEIIASIPGEKISVYEQGEFVDVCRGPHVPDTGRIKAVKLLSVAGAYWHGDEKNRMLSRIYGIAFPSDQELETYLAKLEQAKARDHRKLGPALDLFSFHEEAGPGLVFWHPKGTTVRRLMQEYWEQEHLAAGYQLVVTPHIA